TGTCGACGCGGCCGAGCCTGCGGCCGAGGCGCATCGGCGGGCCGAGGCCGCCGTTGAGGCCGAGCGGGCCGAGGCCGCCGCCGAGGGGCGGCGCGCCAGGCCGACGGACATCCGCACGACTCTGTGGGTCGACGTCGAACCTGAAGCCCGCGCGGCCTGGGACGACATGGTCGGCATCGACGGGATCGGCGCGACGCTGGCGCTGGCGATCTCCGACGCGCTCCACGCCCCGGAGGAGCGGGCGGCGATCGACGCGCTTCTCGCCGAACTCGAGATCGAGGCGCCCGAGGCCGTAGCCGAGGCGAGCCCGGTCGCGGGGCTCACCGTCGTCTTCACGGGCACCTTGGAGAAGATGACGCGGGCCGAGGCCAAGGCGCGGGCAGAGGCGCTGGGCGCGAAGGTGTCGGGCTCGGTCTCGGCCAAGACGGATCTGCTGGTCGCGGGGCCGGGTGCGGGGTCAAAGGCCGAAAAGGCGGCAACCCTCGGGGTGCGGACGCTGGACGAGGACGGCTGGCTCGACCTGATCGGCGACGCATGAGCGGGCGGCCCGAGCGCCTGTTCCCGCTCTTTGCCGGGCTGGAGACCCTGCCGGGGATCGGCCCGAAGTCCGCCAAGGCGCTGGCGAACCTGCATGTCGCGACGCCGAAGGACCTCGTCCTGACCTTGCCGACGGGGGGCGTGGACCGCAGCCCGGTCGAGAGCATTCGCAACGCGGTGCTGCCCGGCGTGGTGACGGTTCAGGTGACGGTCGGGCGGCACATCCCGCCGGCCACGCGGGGACGCCCCTACCGCATCGAGGTCGAGGACGCGAAGACCAGCTTTCAGGTTGTTTTCTTCCGGGGTGCCGCGGAACTGCACGAGAGGCTTTTGCCGACGGGACAGGCGCGCGTGATCTCGGGCAAGGCGGAGCTTTATGACGGGGTCGCGCAGATGCCGCATCCCGATCACGTTCTGATGCCGGGCGAGGCGCTGCCCGCCTACGAGCCGGTCTATCCGCTGACCGCGGGCGTCACGGCGAAGGCGATGGCGAAGGCCGTTGCCGGGGCGCTGACCCGTGTGCCGGACCTGCCCGAATGGATCGATCCGGGGCAGGTCGCGCAAGCCGGGTGGCCCGGCTTCGCCGACGCGTTGCGAGCGGTTCACGCGCCCGAGGGAGCCGCTGACCTGTCGCCCGGAACGGTGGCGCGGCAACGGTTGGCCTATGACGAACTCTTCGCGCATCAGCTGACGCTGGCGCTCGCGCGGGCGACGGAGCGGGCGCGCAAGGGACGCGCGACCGAGGGAGACGGGCGGATGCGGCGCAAGGTACTGGCCTCGCTGCCGTTCCAGCCGACGGGCGCGCAGATGCGCGCCATCGATGAGATCGCAGGTGATCTGGCCGGGACGCGACGGATGAACCGGCTGCTGCAGGGCGATGTCGGTGCGGGCAAGACGCTGGTCGCACTGATGGCGCTGCTCGCAGCGGTCGAGGCGGGCGGGCAGGGGGTGCTGATGGCCCCGACCGAGATCCTGGCGCGGCAGCATTACAAGGGTCTGCAACCGTTGGCCGAGGCGGCGGGCGTCGTGCTCGAGGTGCTGACGGGCCGCGACAAGGGTCGGGAGCGGCAAGGCAAGCTCGACGCGCTGGCCCGCGGCGACATCCACATCCTCGTGGGCACCCATGCCGTGTTCCAGCGCGACGTGGCCTTCGCCGACCTGCGCCTCGCCGTGATTGACGAGCAGCACCGCTTCGGCGTCCGCCAGCGGATGCTTCTGGGCGAGAAGAATGTGGGCGTGGACGTGCTGGTGATGACCGCGACGCCGATCCCCCGCTCACTGGCGCTGACGCAATACGGCGACATGGACCTGAGCGTGCTGGACGAGAAGCCGCCGGGCCGCACGCCCGTGGCGACCGCGACGATGCCCGTCAGCCGGATGGACGACGTGGTGGCCAAGCTGCGCGCGGCAGTGGCCGAGGGGCGGCAGGCCTACTGGGTCTGTCCGCTGGTCGAGGAATCCGAAACGGTCGACACCACCTCGGCCGAGGAGCGGTTCCGCGCGCTCCGCGCGGCCTTCGGCGAGGGCGTGGTCGGCATGGTCCACGGCCAGATGCCGCCCGCCGAGAAGGACGCCGCCATGGCGCGCTTCGTCGCGGGCGAGACGAAGGTCCTCGTGGCGACGACGGTGATCGAGGTGGGCGTCGACGTGCCCAATGCCTCGATCATGGTCATCGAGCGGGCCGAAACCTTCGGGCTGTCGCAGCTGCACCAGCTGCGGGGCCGGGTGGGGCGCGGGGCGGCGGCCTCGACCTGCTTGCTGATGTACAAGGCGCCGCTGGGAGAGACGGCCGAAGCGCGGCTGCGCATCCTGCGCGAGAGCGAGGACGGCTTCCGCATCTCGGAGGAAGACCTGCGGCTGCGCGGGGCGGGCGACGTGATCGGGACGGCGCAATCCGGCCTGCCACGGTTCCGCATCGCCGACCTTGAACGGCAGGCGGGGTTGATGGAGATCGCGCAGTCGGATGCGCGCACACTCCTGAGCGCCGACCCCAAGCTCGAAGGCGAGCGCGGACGCGCCGCGCGCCTTCTTTTGTGGCTCATGGAGCAGGACAGGGCGCTGAAGCTGCTGTCCGTCGGCTAGGCTGTAGGGCGGAACAAACGCGGTTTGTTCACCTATGTTCTAAAAAAGTTCTTTACAGAACGTGAACAGATATGAGAACAAAGGGTCAACAAGAGCAGCCGAGGAGGTCCAGCAAATGGCCCGGAAGATCATCCGCACCGTCACCCGCATCGAACGCGAACCGGTGACCGACATCCTCGGCGGCATCTGGCTCGTGACCCTCGTGATGGGTCTGCTTCACCTGCCCAGCCTGCTCGCCTGATACCCGGTTTCTGCCCGCGTCCCGTTCATTTCCCGGTTCGTTCGATCCCCGTCGTCCGACCCTGGCCCGTCCGCCTGTCCCCGCGTGACGCCGCCGCCGATCCTCCGCCTTTCCCGTGCGGAACATGATCATTGCCCGATGAACGGGATGCCACTTCACCCGCCGCCTCCGCCCCACGGAGTGCGGCGGTTTTTTTTTGGCGGAGCGTATGGGCGGGTCAGGAGGCCGTGTGCCGCGCGTCGGAGAGCTGATCGAGGGCGGCTAGCGTGGAATCGAGCGCCAGGAGGATCGACGCGTGCCGATTGCGGTAGTCGCGGGCAGGCTCCAGCACCTCGTAGCCATCGAAGGGCGCATCGGGGACGGGGCCACCGGCGGTCAGCATGGCGTGCAGCCCGTCGCGCGCGGCCTGCACCTCGTCGCGCGTACGCCCGATCATCACGGCACCCGAGATCGCGGCAGAGGCTTGGCCCAACGCACAGGCCTTCACGTCCTGCGCGTAGCGGGTGATGCGGCCGTCCTCGGCGTCGAGCGACACCGTCACCGTCGAG
This portion of the uncultured Jannaschia sp. genome encodes:
- the recG gene encoding ATP-dependent DNA helicase RecG; translation: MSGRPERLFPLFAGLETLPGIGPKSAKALANLHVATPKDLVLTLPTGGVDRSPVESIRNAVLPGVVTVQVTVGRHIPPATRGRPYRIEVEDAKTSFQVVFFRGAAELHERLLPTGQARVISGKAELYDGVAQMPHPDHVLMPGEALPAYEPVYPLTAGVTAKAMAKAVAGALTRVPDLPEWIDPGQVAQAGWPGFADALRAVHAPEGAADLSPGTVARQRLAYDELFAHQLTLALARATERARKGRATEGDGRMRRKVLASLPFQPTGAQMRAIDEIAGDLAGTRRMNRLLQGDVGAGKTLVALMALLAAVEAGGQGVLMAPTEILARQHYKGLQPLAEAAGVVLEVLTGRDKGRERQGKLDALARGDIHILVGTHAVFQRDVAFADLRLAVIDEQHRFGVRQRMLLGEKNVGVDVLVMTATPIPRSLALTQYGDMDLSVLDEKPPGRTPVATATMPVSRMDDVVAKLRAAVAEGRQAYWVCPLVEESETVDTTSAEERFRALRAAFGEGVVGMVHGQMPPAEKDAAMARFVAGETKVLVATTVIEVGVDVPNASIMVIERAETFGLSQLHQLRGRVGRGAAASTCLLMYKAPLGETAEARLRILRESEDGFRISEEDLRLRGAGDVIGTAQSGLPRFRIADLERQAGLMEIAQSDARTLLSADPKLEGERGRAARLLLWLMEQDRALKLLSVG
- a CDS encoding iron-sulfur cluster assembly scaffold protein, with amino-acid sequence MSDADLIKLYSGRILALAADMPHAGTLDGAMATARTRSPLCGSTVTVSLDAEDGRITRYAQDVKACALGQASAAISGAVMIGRTRDEVQAARDGLHAMLTAGGPVPDAPFDGYEVLEPARDYRNRHASILLALDSTLAALDQLSDARHTAS